The genomic segment ATGGTTCCGGAGAAGCACGGCATCCTGGATTTTTCGTACCTGGGACGCGACCGGCAACAACACTTGTATGTCAGCACTGACCGTCGCGCTCGGACACTCTGGAGCATCGCCTGCTACGCGGGCTTCAAGGTGGGGGTGGTGAACTTCTGGAACACCTACCCCCTCGAGAAGGTCAACGGAGTCATGGTATCGGATCACGTTCTCGCCACGGAAATCGAGAAACTCGAAGAGCTGGTGGGGGTCAAGAAGACCGAGTACGGCGCGGTCATCTACCCCGATAGTTGGATCGCCCGATTGTCGGGAATGGTCAAAAACAAGGAGACCCCTCTTCCCAACTTCGAAGACCCCTTTCGCAAGGGTCAGATGCTTCCGCATTGGGTGAAGCGCGAAGAACTACAGCGACGGTTTGTAGAGGACGGCGCGTTGGCGCGCATGACCCTGGAAATATCGCTCGCAGAGGCGCCGGATCTGACCATGGTCTTGCTGACCGGAATTGATCGCATCTCTCATTATCTTTGGAGTGTCGTTGAACCTCCGGATGGCTATTCGCCCCACCTGGTTCCTACGCCCGAGGGTCGAGAAGCAGGCAAAGCTGCGCTCTTCGCGTACTACGAATACACAGACGCACTGATCGGTGCGCTTGCGTCGAGCATGGGACCGGAAGACCTGGTGATGGTCATATCGGATCACGGGTTCGAAGCCGGTGAATCCATGCTGCACCTGACGGGATCTCATTTCTCCGAGAAGTCCATCGACGGCATTATTTACGCGAGCGGCTCTGGTATTTCTCCAGCAAGCGTCGCCCACGACGTTTCTGTTCAAGACATCACCCCCACACTGTTGTCCTGGTTGGGCTTGCCCGCTGCATTGGATATGGACGGTACCCGCGCCGCGTTTCTAGAGGCAGATTCCAGCGCAGCCTCGATACCCCCAATCAAATCCTACGATGTCATCGCCCTGGAGTTCGTGAACCCCAGCCACGTCCCCTCTGGTGTCGAAGACGAGATTGTCGAACAACTCAGAGCGCTGGGATACATCGACCCGGAAGAGTAAAACGAACTGCTAGCAGCCTGTTGAAGAACCCTGACCGAGCCAGGTGCGGTCATTCGCCCCGAGATCAAGGCGCGGAATCGCGGGCGTAGCCGTAGCTACGGCCGCGGTTTCGCAACGCAGAGATCGGGGTGAAGGGCCGTGCCTGGCGACCGAAGGGTTTTTCAACGGGTTGCTAGGGCTGGCGTGCGACGATGCGCGGATGCTGCCAGTGCGCACCAAAGCTGCGCATTGCAGAGGTCGACATGGCCACCAGCCCGTTTCGCGTCGACCGCATGATCAAATTGACGCTTTGGCCGGCGTAGTTTGAAAGATCGACCCGGTACTCGCGCGGCGCGGGCAAGCGGCTGACTCGCGGGTTGATCGGCTTGACTTCGATGCTCTCCGAAAAGACCGGGTGACGCTCCTGATTTGATTCGATCGAAACCTCGATCAAAAGTGTCGTCGGACTCCGCAGCTTGGCCGGGTGCGAGTACTCCATTTGCCAGACGAACTCACCGCCCGAGCGGGGAATCTTCACCCGGCACCGGGTCGTGAGCGAATCTTCGCGGCTAGCAAAGCCCACGCCGATCGTCTGATAGAGAGA from the Myxococcales bacterium genome contains:
- a CDS encoding alkaline phosphatase family protein, whose product is MNTEAPTVPNFRPPQRPGLQLAAFAAVLVAIVACGGDSPSRRVMLIGIDGASPRIVDQLMAERRLPNLARIARRGVHGTLRSQMPIVSPRIWNTIATGMVPEKHGILDFSYLGRDRQQHLYVSTDRRARTLWSIACYAGFKVGVVNFWNTYPLEKVNGVMVSDHVLATEIEKLEELVGVKKTEYGAVIYPDSWIARLSGMVKNKETPLPNFEDPFRKGQMLPHWVKREELQRRFVEDGALARMTLEISLAEAPDLTMVLLTGIDRISHYLWSVVEPPDGYSPHLVPTPEGREAGKAALFAYYEYTDALIGALASSMGPEDLVMVISDHGFEAGESMLHLTGSHFSEKSIDGIIYASGSGISPASVAHDVSVQDITPTLLSWLGLPAALDMDGTRAAFLEADSSAASIPPIKSYDVIALEFVNPSHVPSGVEDEIVEQLRALGYIDPEE